AACGGGTTCCATTCTCTGACTGCACTTGTAGATCTGCATCTAACTGATCGGCTAAAATATACACTAAACGCATTCCTAGGGAAGACGAGTGCCCCCTAGCCTCAGAGGGTAGACCTACTCCATTATCAACGATTTTTAAATCCAGTTGTCCATGGTCAATTTCACGGAATTCAATCCACACGGTTCCCTCTCGATCGCCGGGGAAAGCGTGTTTGAAGGCATTGGTGACTAATTCATTGATAATTAAACCGGTGGGAATGGCGGTTTCGATATTCAGTTGCACAGGATCGGCATCAATGTCTAAGTGAATTTGATGGGATCGCATTCCATAGGATGCCGAAATACTCAGAACCAAACTATGGATATATTCGGCAAAATCAATCCGGGAGAGACTCTTGGAGCAATAGAGCTTCTCATGAATCAGAGCCATGGTTTTCAGGCGTTTTTGGCTATCGAGTAATAGGGAATGAAGGGCTGGATCGCTCACTTGTCTCGATTGCATATCCAGTAAACTATAGATAATATTGAGATTATTTTTAACTCGGTGATGGATTTCCCGCAGCAGCACTTCTTTTTCTGCTAAGGACGCTTTGAGCTGGGCTTCCGCTTGTTTGCGATCGCTCACATCAAAAATCGCACCATCCAGATAAACCAGCTCCTGTTGGTCATTCCAGACCCCTTGACCTTTCTCGTAAACCCAACGGATACTGCCATCACGGGCAATCATGCGATATTCGAGTTCAAAGGGACAGTGTTGCTCTAAAGCGAAATCAACCTCCTCTTGTACCCAAGGTAAATCTTCAGGATGAAGTAAGACCGCTATCCCTGGTACAATTCCAGACATCATCTCTTCTGCGCTATACCCGATGATGCTTTCAATGGCATCATTAATGAATTCTATTGTCCAATCTCGATTGGGTAAACAGCGATAAATGATCCCTGGAATGTGGGAGACTAAGGTTCGGTAGCGCCTTTCGTTTTCTTTGAGGGCAAGTTCGACCTGTTTGCGATCGGTAATATCTTGAATGAGTCCAAAGAGTTTGATCGGCTCTGCGCGATCGTTAAAAACGACTTGTCCTTGGGCCCAAACGGTGCGGACTTCACCGGAAGAGCGAAGAATGCGTAACTCGAAATCATATTCTTGTCCCTGGGAAATGGCTTGCTCAACTAGGGCTTGAAATTGGGCCCGATCGTCGGGGTGATATTGTCGAATATGTTGGGCATAGGTTGGAGGTCGATCCCAACTGGGATCTTGACCAAAAATGCGGAACACTTCTTCTGACCAAAACATTTCTTGGGTGAGCAGATCGAATTCCCAACTCCCTAACCCAGCAGCCTTCTGGGATGCAGAAAGCAATTGTTGACTTTTCTGTAGAGCGGCTTCTGCTTTTTGCCGATCGCGCAAATCGCGGGCGATCGCACAGCTATACTCTAAGCCCTTATACTGAAAGAAATTGAGATTAATTTCGACGGGAATCTCCAGACCCGATTGAGTTTCATAGGTCGAGTCCAGGCGCAGAAATCCCGATTGTTTCACCTCTTGCCAATAGAGGGGCCAACTCTGAGGAGAATAGGAGCGATCGATCTGGCTAATTTTCATCTGTAACAATTGGTCGCGGGAATATTCCAAGGTTTGACAGGCGCGATCGTTCACATAGATTAATTGACCCCGCGCATCGACCAATAAGACGGCATCCATCACCCGATTGAGGGTAAATTGAATTAACTGTAGGGTTTCCTCCGCTTGCTTACGCTTACTAATATTCTCGACAATCACGATCCCATAGGCAGGAGTTGGCTCTGAGGCTTGTCCCCAGGGGTCAGCAGTAGAAATTACAGAGGCAATCAGCTTAACCCACAAAAAGTCCTGGGTCTGATGAATACACCGTTGTTTGACCTGAAAGGAAGGAATTTCTCCATTCATTAACCGTCTGAGGAGTTTGCGAGCTAATTCTTGATCGTCCGGATGGAGTAAATCGACCAAATTTAAGGACTGCAACTCCAGGGAAGAGTAGCCTAACATGCGGCACAAGGATAGGTTAACCCGTTCTAAGCCAGACTCACGATTGAGGATGGCAATTCCTAGGGGACTATCTTCAAAGATATGGCGAAACCGAACTTCACTTTGGCGCAGGGCCTTTTCAATCTGGTAGCGTTCCCTAATTTCTGCCTGAAGTTGATGATTGACCTGTTGCAGTTCTTGGGTACGCTGCTCAATGTGCTGTTCCATCTGTTCGCGAAGATGTTCTAAGGTTAATTCCGCCCGTTGGCGCTTTAAGGTATGGGTGAGTAATTCACTGGCCCATTTCAGTTGGGTAATGCGATCTTTAGTCCAAGTTTGAGTGGCTCGAATGGTGGCAAATCCTAGATATCCGATGAAATCATCATTCTCGATTAGGGGAATCAGCAATAAAGATTGAGTTTGGATCGCCGAGGCGATCGCCTGTTCTGCTTTGGCTTCTGGAGGAAAATCTTGTAGGGCGTTAATGGCGATGGTTTGTTGTTTTTGCAGGTGTTCCCTCCACCAAGGGGTTAATTCCATAGGAATTTGATGCCAGAAGGGGGGTAAGGGGCTAATTTCGGGATGATGCCATTGATAGCGCAACTGGGCAATCTGGCGATCGCTCACCAATTGAAATAGATAGGCGCGATCGCAATCATAATGTTGAGCTAAATGGCCAATAGCTGCTTCGATCTCCCGATCGAGTTCATGGGAGTTTAAGTGTATAAACTGAGTACAAAGACGACTCATCAAATGTTCAAATTCGATCCACTCTTTAAGTTTAATACCTAGTTCTTTTTGATCCGTACAGATTATATCCGTGCTTTCTTGGCCTAACACTTGCCAAGGATCTGGGGGGGTTAGACCCCACGTTTGGCTATAAAGGTTTAAGCTATGACTTTGGAATGTGGCGGCTTTATCCAGTAATGGGGGCCAATTTTCGGGGTTCAGATCGTGCTGAAGAAACTGGGATAAACTCTGATGATGCCAACGAGATAGGGTGGATAGGGGAATTTGGGCAGCGATCGCCTCTTGTATCCATTCCTCCAGTTTAGGGGGATATTCTCCTTCTTGTAG
This genomic window from Roseofilum capinflatum BLCC-M114 contains:
- a CDS encoding PAS domain S-box protein; translated protein: MSRPQQRWIEDYTILLEEYLQEGEYPPKLEEWIQEAIAAQIPLSTLSRWHHQSLSQFLQHDLNPENWPPLLDKAATFQSHSLNLYSQTWGLTPPDPWQVLGQESTDIICTDQKELGIKLKEWIEFEHLMSRLCTQFIHLNSHELDREIEAAIGHLAQHYDCDRAYLFQLVSDRQIAQLRYQWHHPEISPLPPFWHQIPMELTPWWREHLQKQQTIAINALQDFPPEAKAEQAIASAIQTQSLLLIPLIENDDFIGYLGFATIRATQTWTKDRITQLKWASELLTHTLKRQRAELTLEHLREQMEQHIEQRTQELQQVNHQLQAEIRERYQIEKALRQSEVRFRHIFEDSPLGIAILNRESGLERVNLSLCRMLGYSSLELQSLNLVDLLHPDDQELARKLLRRLMNGEIPSFQVKQRCIHQTQDFLWVKLIASVISTADPWGQASEPTPAYGIVIVENISKRKQAEETLQLIQFTLNRVMDAVLLVDARGQLIYVNDRACQTLEYSRDQLLQMKISQIDRSYSPQSWPLYWQEVKQSGFLRLDSTYETQSGLEIPVEINLNFFQYKGLEYSCAIARDLRDRQKAEAALQKSQQLLSASQKAAGLGSWEFDLLTQEMFWSEEVFRIFGQDPSWDRPPTYAQHIRQYHPDDRAQFQALVEQAISQGQEYDFELRILRSSGEVRTVWAQGQVVFNDRAEPIKLFGLIQDITDRKQVELALKENERRYRTLVSHIPGIIYRCLPNRDWTIEFINDAIESIIGYSAEEMMSGIVPGIAVLLHPEDLPWVQEEVDFALEQHCPFELEYRMIARDGSIRWVYEKGQGVWNDQQELVYLDGAIFDVSDRKQAEAQLKASLAEKEVLLREIHHRVKNNLNIIYSLLDMQSRQVSDPALHSLLLDSQKRLKTMALIHEKLYCSKSLSRIDFAEYIHSLVLSISASYGMRSHQIHLDIDADPVQLNIETAIPTGLIINELVTNAFKHAFPGDREGTVWIEFREIDHGQLDLKIVDNGVGLPSEARGHSSSLGMRLVYILADQLDADLQVQSENGTRFHLKFEQSS